In the genome of Conger conger chromosome 8, fConCon1.1, whole genome shotgun sequence, one region contains:
- the ccna2 gene encoding cyclin-A2, whose protein sequence is MASTNRGQGGAIENTGLDHPNQENMLSRLRQMKNTTENQENENPKQSKRTVLGVLQNNTRSKSQLQRGAKQGASSQESCKNDDSAKGLAERAGCKQPAFQIHMDEPDGACARKPVPKTKSPVESPLKLNPSVVRLRQPLATIDISMDVGFDSPMDMSVVEAEEKPANTNEVSVYAAEIHKHLREMELKCRPKAGYMKKQPDITNSMRAILVDWLVEVGEEYKLQNETLYLAVNYIDRFLSSMSVLRGKLQLVGTAAMLLASKFEEIYAPEVAEFVYITDDTYTKKQVLRMEHLVLKVLSFDLAAPTINQFLTQYFLYQPVDNKVESLSMFLGELSLVDSDPFLKYLPSQTAAAAFVLAHYTIARGSWSRSLMEVTGYSLDDLMPCVNDLHETYLNAGQHAQQSVREKYKGSKYHEVSLIEPPGKLFLN, encoded by the exons ATGGCATCGACTAATCGAGGACAAGGAGGCGCGATTGAGAATACAGGGCTAGACCACCCGAATCAAGAAAACATGCTTTCAAGATTaagacaaatgaaaaatacCACCGAAAATCAGGAGAACGAGAATCCTAAGCAATCTAAAAGGACAGTTTTGGGAGTACTGCAGAACAACACACGAAGCAAGTCACAGTTGCAACGCGGCGCAAAACAG GGTGCTTCCTCTCAAGAGTCCTGCAAAAATGACGATTCTGCGAAAGGTCTGGCAGAGAGAGCGGGATGCAAACAACCTGCTTTCCAGATCCATATGGATGAACCTGATGGCGCCTGTGCAAGGAAGCCAGTTCCGAAAACCAAGTCTCCTGTGGAGAGCCCCCTTAAACTAAACCCTTCTGTTGTTCGCCTTAGACAGCCCCTTGCCACTATCGACATATCTATGGATGTAGGCTTTG ATTCTCCAATGGATATGTCGGTAGTTGAGGCTGAAGAGAAACCTGCCAACACAAATGAAGTATCAGTTTATGCTGCTGAAATTCATAAGCATTTAAGGGAAATGGAG TTGAAGTGCAGGCCTAAAGCTGGTTACATGAAGAAGCAGCCGGACATCACAAACAGCATGCGGGCCATTCTCGTTGACTGGCTGGTCGAGGTTGGTGAGGAGTACAAGCTCCAGAACGAGACCCTTTACCTGGCGGTCAACTATATCGACCGCTTCCTGTCCTCCATGTCAGTTCTGAGGGGCAAACTGCAGCTTGTTGGGACTGCAGCCATGCTGCTAGCTTC GAAATTTGAAGAGATCTATGCGCCAGAGGTGGCAGAGTTTGTTTACATCACAGATGACACTTACACAAAGAAGCAGGTGTTGAGGATGGAGCACCTCGTTCTCAAAGTGCTGTCTTTTGATCTTGCTGCTCCAACCATCAATCAGTTTCTCACCCAGTACTTCCTATATCAGCCAGTTGACAACAAGGTCGAGAGCCTGTCGATG TTTCTTGGAGAATTGAGTTTGGTTGACTCCGACCCTTTCCTGAAGTATCTTCCATCCCAGACCGCTGCGGCAGCCTTTGTGTTGGCACACTATACAATTGCAAGGGGTTCATGG tcTCGGTCACTGATGGAGGTGACGGGATACTCTCTTGACGATCTCATGCCGTGCGTCAATGATCTACACGAAACTTACCTCAACGCTGGCCAGCATGCCCAGCAGTCCGTGCGGGAAAAGTACAAGGGCTCCAA GTACCACGAAGTCTCCCTCATTGAGCCTCCTGGGAAACTGTTCCTGAATTga
- the bbs7 gene encoding Bardet-Biedl syndrome 7 protein isoform X2 produces MRLLPAVGRRATQKVAVADQDGVITCFGMKKGEAVPVFKSLPGQKITRLDLGGALGTPQEKIFVAAGSEVRGYTKKGKQFLSFEANLAESIKAMYVSGADLFVCASYIYNHYCDCKDQDYYLSGDKINDIVCLPAENAGRVVPVLACQDRVLRVLQGSELMYEVEVSGPPSVLELNNRDGGSGEVLYGTADGKLGLVKITESSSVQKWELANEKKKGGILCIDTFDILGDGVREILVGRDDGTVEVYGLDGSNEPTLRFEHVLSESVTSIQGGCVGKENFDEVLTATYTGWVTGLTSEQQQEEAGPGEELKMSQETQNKVAALRLELEQLQGKVLQEREKYQQTSQSSTALSAVPVFSVNDKLTLCEDDASYSLTLEVQTAIDNLLLQSDVPIDLLDVDKNSAVVSFSECDSEQPNGNFLLATYRCQANTTRLELKVRSIEGQYGTLQAYITPRLQPKTCQVRQYQIKPLSLHQRTHAIDQDRPMNALTLVGQFSLAEIHSWVVFCLPEVPEKTPPGETVTFYFQNTFLGTQLETAYSKGEGHFKSDNISTISILKDVLSKEATKRKINLNISYDINEESVSHTLKMIHPKLEYQLLLAKKVQLIDALKELQVHEGNTDFLIPEYRSILEESTHLLEEYKKQPAHLERLYGMITDLFIDKFKFKGQNVKTKVSLLLEILDNYDLNSLMDFFNEG; encoded by the exons ATGAGACTCCTGCCTGCAGTTGGACGGAGAGCAACACAAAAG GTTGCTGTGGCTGATCAAGATGGAGTTATAACATGTTTTGGGATGAAGAAAGGAGAGGCAGTT CCTGTCTTCAAGTCTCTGCCTGGGCAGAAGATCACCAGACTGGATCTTGGCGGGGCACTTGGGACACCCCAGGAGAAGATCTTTGTGGCAGCTGGTTCTGAAGTCCGAGGATACACCAAGAAAGGCAAACAGTTCCTGTCATTTGAAGCGAATCTAGCGGAAAGCATCAAGGCCAT GTATGTTTCAGGGGCGGACCTCTTTGTTTGTGCCAGTTACATCTACAACCACTATTGTGACTGCAAGGACCAAGATTACTACCTCTCGGGGGACAAAATCAATGACATCGTTTGTTTGCCAGCAGAGAATGCAGGCCGTGTCGTTCCCGTCCTCGCCTGTCAGGATCGAGTTCTCAgagtgctgcag GGGTCTGAGCTCATGTATGAAGTTGAAGTTTCTGGACCTCCATCTGTTTTGGAGTTAAATAACAGAGATGGAG gCAGTGGAGAAGTTCTTTATGGAACAGCCGATGGGAAACTCGGGCTGGTGAAGATCACAGAATCCTCTTCAGTTCAAAAATGGGAGCTTGCTaatgagaagaaaaaaggaG GCATCCTGTGCATCGATACGTTTGACATCCTGGgcgatggagtgagagagatccTGGTTGGCAGGGACGACGGGACGGTGGAAGTGTATGGGCTGGACGGCTCCAACGAGCCCACCCTGCGATTCGAGCAC GTGCTGTCAGAGAGTGTCACATCTATCCAGGGTGGCTGTGTTGGAAAGGAGAACTTTGATGAGGTTCTGACAGCAACTTACACAG GCTGGGTGACGGGACTCacaagtgagcagcagcaggaagaggCGGGGCCTGGAGAGGAACTGAAGATGAGTCAGGAGACTCAGAACAAAGTTGCTGCTCTCAG GTTGGAGCTGGAGCAACTCCAGGGGAAGGTCCTCCAGGAGAGGGAGAAGTACCAGCAGACCTCCCAGTCCAGCACAGCCCTCTCTGCAGTGCCGGTCTTCAGTGTCAACGACAAGTTGACCCTCTGCGAGGATGATGCCAGCTACAGCCTCACCCTGGAGGTGCAGACTGCTATTGACAACCTATTACTCCAG AGTGATGTTCCAATCGACTTGCTGGACGTCGATAAAAATTCAGCCGTCGTGAGTTTCAGCGAATGTGATTCAGAg CAACCCAATGGCAATTTCCTTCTGGCAACATACAGATGCCAAGCAAATACTACAAGGCTTGAGCTTAAG GTGCGATCCATAGAGGGCCAGTATGGCACTCTGCAGGCCTACATAACACCACGCCTGCAGCCCAAAACCTGCCAGGTACGGCAGTATCAAATTAAGCCTCTTTCTCTTCACCAAAGAACCCACGCCATTGACCAAGACAG GCCCATGAATGCTCTGACTCTGGTTGGCCAGTTTAGTTTGGCAGAGATCCATTCCTGGGTGGTGTTCTGTCTACCAGAGGTTCCTGAAAAAACGCCACCTGGGGAGACAGTGACTTTCTACTTTCAGAACACTTTCCTCGGCACACAGTTAGAAACCGCCTACAG taaagGTGAAGGTCACTTCAAATCAGACAACATCTCTACAATTTCCATTCTGAAGGATGTTCTCTCCAAAGAAGCCACCAAAAGAAAAATTAACCTCAACATTTCCTATG ATATCAATGAAGAGTCTGTCAGTCATACACTGAAGATGATTCATCCAAAGCTGGAGTACCAGCTGCTTCTTGCTAAAAAGGTTCAGCTGATTGATGCTTTGAAA GAACTACAGGTTCATGAAGGGAACACAGACTTCCTGATTCCGGAGTACCGCAGTATTCTGGAAGAATCCACTCATCTTCTTGAGGAGTACAAGAAACAGCCTGCTCATTTGGAGAGGCTATACG GTATGATCACAGATCTCTTCATTGACAAATTCAAGTTCAAGGGACAGAATGTGAAGACCAAAGTTTCACTACTACTTGAAATTCTGGACAATTATGATCTGAATTCTTTAATGGATTTTTTCAATGAAGGGTAA
- the bbs7 gene encoding Bardet-Biedl syndrome 7 protein isoform X1, producing MELNLNRVDYLQVGVTSQKTMRLLPAVGRRATQKVAVADQDGVITCFGMKKGEAVPVFKSLPGQKITRLDLGGALGTPQEKIFVAAGSEVRGYTKKGKQFLSFEANLAESIKAMYVSGADLFVCASYIYNHYCDCKDQDYYLSGDKINDIVCLPAENAGRVVPVLACQDRVLRVLQGSELMYEVEVSGPPSVLELNNRDGGSGEVLYGTADGKLGLVKITESSSVQKWELANEKKKGGILCIDTFDILGDGVREILVGRDDGTVEVYGLDGSNEPTLRFEHVLSESVTSIQGGCVGKENFDEVLTATYTGWVTGLTSEQQQEEAGPGEELKMSQETQNKVAALRLELEQLQGKVLQEREKYQQTSQSSTALSAVPVFSVNDKLTLCEDDASYSLTLEVQTAIDNLLLQSDVPIDLLDVDKNSAVVSFSECDSEQPNGNFLLATYRCQANTTRLELKVRSIEGQYGTLQAYITPRLQPKTCQVRQYQIKPLSLHQRTHAIDQDRPMNALTLVGQFSLAEIHSWVVFCLPEVPEKTPPGETVTFYFQNTFLGTQLETAYSKGEGHFKSDNISTISILKDVLSKEATKRKINLNISYDINEESVSHTLKMIHPKLEYQLLLAKKVQLIDALKELQVHEGNTDFLIPEYRSILEESTHLLEEYKKQPAHLERLYGMITDLFIDKFKFKGQNVKTKVSLLLEILDNYDLNSLMDFFNEG from the exons ATGGAACTCAATTTGAACCGGGTTGATTATTTACAG GTTGGGGTGACTTCCCAGAAAACAATGAGACTCCTGCCTGCAGTTGGACGGAGAGCAACACAAAAG GTTGCTGTGGCTGATCAAGATGGAGTTATAACATGTTTTGGGATGAAGAAAGGAGAGGCAGTT CCTGTCTTCAAGTCTCTGCCTGGGCAGAAGATCACCAGACTGGATCTTGGCGGGGCACTTGGGACACCCCAGGAGAAGATCTTTGTGGCAGCTGGTTCTGAAGTCCGAGGATACACCAAGAAAGGCAAACAGTTCCTGTCATTTGAAGCGAATCTAGCGGAAAGCATCAAGGCCAT GTATGTTTCAGGGGCGGACCTCTTTGTTTGTGCCAGTTACATCTACAACCACTATTGTGACTGCAAGGACCAAGATTACTACCTCTCGGGGGACAAAATCAATGACATCGTTTGTTTGCCAGCAGAGAATGCAGGCCGTGTCGTTCCCGTCCTCGCCTGTCAGGATCGAGTTCTCAgagtgctgcag GGGTCTGAGCTCATGTATGAAGTTGAAGTTTCTGGACCTCCATCTGTTTTGGAGTTAAATAACAGAGATGGAG gCAGTGGAGAAGTTCTTTATGGAACAGCCGATGGGAAACTCGGGCTGGTGAAGATCACAGAATCCTCTTCAGTTCAAAAATGGGAGCTTGCTaatgagaagaaaaaaggaG GCATCCTGTGCATCGATACGTTTGACATCCTGGgcgatggagtgagagagatccTGGTTGGCAGGGACGACGGGACGGTGGAAGTGTATGGGCTGGACGGCTCCAACGAGCCCACCCTGCGATTCGAGCAC GTGCTGTCAGAGAGTGTCACATCTATCCAGGGTGGCTGTGTTGGAAAGGAGAACTTTGATGAGGTTCTGACAGCAACTTACACAG GCTGGGTGACGGGACTCacaagtgagcagcagcaggaagaggCGGGGCCTGGAGAGGAACTGAAGATGAGTCAGGAGACTCAGAACAAAGTTGCTGCTCTCAG GTTGGAGCTGGAGCAACTCCAGGGGAAGGTCCTCCAGGAGAGGGAGAAGTACCAGCAGACCTCCCAGTCCAGCACAGCCCTCTCTGCAGTGCCGGTCTTCAGTGTCAACGACAAGTTGACCCTCTGCGAGGATGATGCCAGCTACAGCCTCACCCTGGAGGTGCAGACTGCTATTGACAACCTATTACTCCAG AGTGATGTTCCAATCGACTTGCTGGACGTCGATAAAAATTCAGCCGTCGTGAGTTTCAGCGAATGTGATTCAGAg CAACCCAATGGCAATTTCCTTCTGGCAACATACAGATGCCAAGCAAATACTACAAGGCTTGAGCTTAAG GTGCGATCCATAGAGGGCCAGTATGGCACTCTGCAGGCCTACATAACACCACGCCTGCAGCCCAAAACCTGCCAGGTACGGCAGTATCAAATTAAGCCTCTTTCTCTTCACCAAAGAACCCACGCCATTGACCAAGACAG GCCCATGAATGCTCTGACTCTGGTTGGCCAGTTTAGTTTGGCAGAGATCCATTCCTGGGTGGTGTTCTGTCTACCAGAGGTTCCTGAAAAAACGCCACCTGGGGAGACAGTGACTTTCTACTTTCAGAACACTTTCCTCGGCACACAGTTAGAAACCGCCTACAG taaagGTGAAGGTCACTTCAAATCAGACAACATCTCTACAATTTCCATTCTGAAGGATGTTCTCTCCAAAGAAGCCACCAAAAGAAAAATTAACCTCAACATTTCCTATG ATATCAATGAAGAGTCTGTCAGTCATACACTGAAGATGATTCATCCAAAGCTGGAGTACCAGCTGCTTCTTGCTAAAAAGGTTCAGCTGATTGATGCTTTGAAA GAACTACAGGTTCATGAAGGGAACACAGACTTCCTGATTCCGGAGTACCGCAGTATTCTGGAAGAATCCACTCATCTTCTTGAGGAGTACAAGAAACAGCCTGCTCATTTGGAGAGGCTATACG GTATGATCACAGATCTCTTCATTGACAAATTCAAGTTCAAGGGACAGAATGTGAAGACCAAAGTTTCACTACTACTTGAAATTCTGGACAATTATGATCTGAATTCTTTAATGGATTTTTTCAATGAAGGGTAA